A stretch of the Streptomyces sp. NBC_00078 genome encodes the following:
- a CDS encoding FadR/GntR family transcriptional regulator — translation MAVTDEAIEKIKGMIVSGKLRPGDRLPKESELAAELGLSRNSLREAVRALSLIRILDVRQGDGTYVTSLDPQLLLEAMSFVVDFHRDDTVLEFLAVRRILEPAATAMAASRISEQQLGALSAQLDKLGDAPSVEELVACDLDFHRGIVQASGNSVLCSLMDGLSGPTTRARIWRGLTQEDAVSRTLHEHRAILAALRDRDAEAARSWATVHIASVEQWLRSTL, via the coding sequence ATGGCAGTCACCGACGAGGCGATCGAGAAAATCAAGGGAATGATCGTCTCCGGCAAGCTGCGCCCCGGCGACCGGCTGCCCAAGGAGAGCGAACTGGCCGCCGAGCTCGGCCTCTCCCGCAACTCCCTGCGGGAGGCCGTGCGCGCCCTGTCGCTGATCCGGATCCTGGACGTACGGCAGGGCGACGGCACGTATGTGACCAGCCTCGACCCGCAGCTGCTGCTGGAGGCGATGAGCTTCGTCGTGGACTTCCACCGCGACGACACAGTCCTTGAGTTCCTGGCGGTGCGGCGCATCCTGGAGCCGGCCGCCACGGCGATGGCGGCCTCCCGGATCAGTGAGCAGCAACTGGGCGCGCTCTCGGCCCAGTTGGACAAGCTCGGGGACGCGCCGTCGGTGGAGGAACTCGTCGCCTGCGACCTCGACTTCCACCGGGGCATCGTGCAGGCCTCCGGCAACTCGGTGCTGTGCTCGCTCATGGACGGCCTGTCGGGGCCGACCACCCGGGCCCGCATCTGGCGCGGCCTGACCCAGGAGGACGCGGTCAGCCGCACCCTGCACGAGCACCGGGCGATCCTGGCCGCCCTGCGCGACCGGGACGCGGAGGCCGCGCGGTCCTGGGCGACGGTGCACATCGCGAGCGTGGAGCAGTGGCTTCGCTCCACGCTGTGA
- a CDS encoding PAC2 family protein translates to MIELEGVPELIDPVMVAAFEGWNDAGDAASTAVAHLDREWKGEVFAALDAEDYYDFQVNRPTVWMDGGVRKITWPTTRLSVVRVGGEKPRDLVLVRGIEPSMRWRSFCNELLGFAHELGVELVVVLGALLGDTPHTRPVPISGTTSDADLAQRMDLEETKYEGPTGIVGVLQEACTHAGVPAVSLWAAVPHYVSQPPNPKATLALLNRLEDLIDVRIPLGELPEDARAWQVGVDQLAAEDSEVAEYVQTLEEARDTAELPEATGEAIAREFERYLRRRDGSGPSSGGHATADGSDGPSYRRDNPGGRTKPPKPPKPDPEDDESPEE, encoded by the coding sequence GTGATCGAGCTCGAGGGGGTTCCCGAGCTGATCGACCCGGTCATGGTGGCCGCGTTCGAGGGCTGGAACGATGCCGGCGACGCCGCCTCCACCGCGGTCGCGCACCTGGACAGGGAGTGGAAGGGCGAGGTGTTCGCGGCGCTGGACGCCGAGGACTACTACGACTTCCAGGTGAACCGTCCCACGGTGTGGATGGACGGCGGCGTGCGCAAGATCACGTGGCCGACGACAAGGTTGTCGGTGGTCCGGGTCGGCGGTGAGAAGCCGCGCGATCTCGTCCTCGTCCGGGGTATCGAGCCGTCGATGCGGTGGCGCTCGTTCTGCAACGAGCTGCTGGGTTTCGCGCACGAGCTGGGCGTGGAGCTGGTCGTGGTGCTGGGCGCCTTGCTGGGCGACACCCCGCACACGCGTCCGGTCCCGATCAGCGGCACCACGTCCGACGCGGACCTGGCGCAGCGCATGGACCTGGAGGAGACCAAGTACGAGGGCCCGACGGGCATCGTCGGTGTCCTGCAGGAGGCCTGCACGCACGCGGGCGTCCCGGCCGTCTCCCTGTGGGCAGCGGTGCCGCACTACGTGTCGCAGCCGCCGAACCCGAAGGCGACGCTGGCCCTGCTCAACCGCCTGGAGGACCTGATCGACGTGCGCATCCCGCTGGGCGAGCTGCCCGAGGACGCGCGCGCCTGGCAGGTCGGCGTGGACCAGCTGGCCGCCGAGGACAGCGAGGTCGCCGAGTACGTCCAGACGCTGGAGGAGGCCCGGGACACCGCGGAGCTGCCGGAGGCCACGGGCGAGGCGATCGCCCGCGAGTTCGAGCGGTATCTGCGGCGCCGGGACGGGTCGGGTCCGTCGAGCGGCGGGCACGCGACCGCGGACGGCAGCGACGGCCCGTCGTACCGGCGGGACAACCCCGGCGGCCGTACGAAGCCCCCGAAACCACCCAAACCGGATCCGGAGGACGACGAGTCCCCGGAGGAGTGA